From Piliocolobus tephrosceles isolate RC106 chromosome 16, ASM277652v3, whole genome shotgun sequence, the proteins below share one genomic window:
- the RUNDC3A gene encoding RUN domain-containing protein 3A isoform X2 has protein sequence MEASFVQTTMALGLSSKKASSRNVAVERKNLITVCRFSVKTLLEKYTAEPIDDSSEEFVNFAAILEQILSHRFKAGPVSWFSSDGQRGFWDYIRLACSKVPNNCVSSIENMENISTARAKGRAWIRVALMEKRMSEYITTALRDTRTTRRFYDSGAIMLRDEATILTGMLIGLSAIDFSFCLKGEVLDGKTPVVIDYTPYLKFTQSYDYLTDEEERHSAESSTSEDNSPEHPYLPLVTDEDSWYSKWHKMEQKFRIVYAQKGYLEELVRLRESQLKDLEAENRRLQLQLEEAAAQNQREKRELEGVILELQEQLTGLIPSDHAPLAQGSKELTTPLVNQWPSLGTLNGAEGASNSKLYRRHSFMSTEPLSAEASLSSDSQRLGEGTRDEEPWGPIGKDPTPSMLGLCGSLASIPSCKSLASFKSNECLVSDSPEGSPALSPS, from the exons ATGGAAGCGAGCTTTGTCCAGACCACCATGGCTCTGGGGCTGTCCTCCAAGAAAGCATCCTCTCGCAACGTGGCTGTGGAGCGTAAGAACCTGATCACCGTATGCAG GTTCTCTGTGAAAACGCTGCTGGAGAAGTACACGGCGGAGCCCATCGATGACTCATCAGAGGAGTTTGTCAATTTTGCAGCCATTTTAGAGCAGATCCTCAGCCACCGCTTCAAAg CAGGTCCAGTGAGCTGGTTCAGCTCAGACGGGCAGCGGGGCTTCTGGGACTATATCCGGCTGGCCTGCAGCAAAGTGCCCAACAACTGTGTGAGCAGCATCGAGAATATGGAGAACATCAGCACAGCCCGGGCCAAG GGCCGGGCATGGATCCGGGTGGCACTGATGGAGAAGCGCATGTCAGAATACATCACCACGGCTCTGCGAGACACCCGGACCACCAG ACGGTTCTACGACTCTGGAGCCATCATGCTGCGGGACGAAGCCACCATCCTCACCGGAATGCTGATCGGACTGAGCGCCATCGACTTCAG cttctgtcTAAAGGGGGAAGTCCTGGACGGGAAGACCCCCGTGGTCATCGATTACACGCCCTACTTAAAGTTTACACAGAG CTACGACTACCTGACCGACGAGGAGGAGCGGCACAGCGCCGAGAGCAGCACGAGCGAGGACAACTCGCCCGAGCACCCGTACCTGCCGCTTGTCACCGACGAAGACAGCTGGTACAGCAAATGGCACAAGATGGAGCAGAAGTTCCGCATCGTCTACGCGCAGAAG GGCTACCTGGAGGAGCTGGTGCGTCTGCGCGAGTCGCAGTTGAAGGACCTGGAGGCGGAGAACCGGCGTCTGCAGCTGCAGCTGGAGGAGGCGGCGGCGCAGAACCAGCGCGAGAAGCGGGAGCTGGAAGGCGTGATCCTGGAGCTGCAGGAGCAGCT gACAGGTCTGATCCCCAGTGACCACGCCCCTCTGGCCCAGGGTTCCAAGGAGCTTACTACACCCCTGGTCAACCAATGGCCCTCACTGGGAACGCTTAATGGGGCCGAGGGCGCCAGCAACTCCAAGCTCTACCGGAG ACACAGCTTCATGAGCACGGAGCCCCTGTCAGCTGAAGCCAGTCTGAGCTCGGACTCCCAGCGCCTGGGAGAGGGCACACGGGACGAGGAGCCCTGGGGTCCCATCG GGAAGGACCCCACGCCCTCCATGCTGGGCCTCTGCGGCTCCCTGGCCTCCATTCCCAGCTGCAAGTCCCTGGCGAGCTTCAAATCCAACGAGTGCCTGGTGAGCGACAGTCCCGAGGGCAGCCCGGCACTGAGCCCCAGCTGA
- the RUNDC3A gene encoding RUN domain-containing protein 3A isoform X3, producing MEASFVQTTMALGLSSKKASSRNVAVERKNLITVCRFSVKTLLEKYTAEPIDDSSEEFVNFAAILEQILSHRFKGPVSWFSSDGQRGFWDYIRLACSKVPNNCVSSIENMENISTARAKGRAWIRVALMEKRMSEYITTALRDTRTTRRFYDSGAIMLRDEATILTGMLIGLSAIDFSFCLKGEVLDGKTPVVIDYTPYLKFTQSYDYLTDEEERHSAESSTSEDNSPEHPYLPLVTDEDSWYSKWHKMEQKFRIVYAQKGYLEELVRLRESQLKDLEAENRRLQLQLEEAAAQNQREKRELEGVILELQEQLTGLIPSDHAPLAQGSKELTTPLVNQWPSLGTLNGAEGASNSKLYRRHSFMSTEPLSAEASLSSDSQRLGEGTRDEEPWGPIGKDPTPSMLGLCGSLASIPSCKSLASFKSNECLVSDSPEGSPALSPS from the exons ATGGAAGCGAGCTTTGTCCAGACCACCATGGCTCTGGGGCTGTCCTCCAAGAAAGCATCCTCTCGCAACGTGGCTGTGGAGCGTAAGAACCTGATCACCGTATGCAG GTTCTCTGTGAAAACGCTGCTGGAGAAGTACACGGCGGAGCCCATCGATGACTCATCAGAGGAGTTTGTCAATTTTGCAGCCATTTTAGAGCAGATCCTCAGCCACCGCTTCAAAg GTCCAGTGAGCTGGTTCAGCTCAGACGGGCAGCGGGGCTTCTGGGACTATATCCGGCTGGCCTGCAGCAAAGTGCCCAACAACTGTGTGAGCAGCATCGAGAATATGGAGAACATCAGCACAGCCCGGGCCAAG GGCCGGGCATGGATCCGGGTGGCACTGATGGAGAAGCGCATGTCAGAATACATCACCACGGCTCTGCGAGACACCCGGACCACCAG ACGGTTCTACGACTCTGGAGCCATCATGCTGCGGGACGAAGCCACCATCCTCACCGGAATGCTGATCGGACTGAGCGCCATCGACTTCAG cttctgtcTAAAGGGGGAAGTCCTGGACGGGAAGACCCCCGTGGTCATCGATTACACGCCCTACTTAAAGTTTACACAGAG CTACGACTACCTGACCGACGAGGAGGAGCGGCACAGCGCCGAGAGCAGCACGAGCGAGGACAACTCGCCCGAGCACCCGTACCTGCCGCTTGTCACCGACGAAGACAGCTGGTACAGCAAATGGCACAAGATGGAGCAGAAGTTCCGCATCGTCTACGCGCAGAAG GGCTACCTGGAGGAGCTGGTGCGTCTGCGCGAGTCGCAGTTGAAGGACCTGGAGGCGGAGAACCGGCGTCTGCAGCTGCAGCTGGAGGAGGCGGCGGCGCAGAACCAGCGCGAGAAGCGGGAGCTGGAAGGCGTGATCCTGGAGCTGCAGGAGCAGCT gACAGGTCTGATCCCCAGTGACCACGCCCCTCTGGCCCAGGGTTCCAAGGAGCTTACTACACCCCTGGTCAACCAATGGCCCTCACTGGGAACGCTTAATGGGGCCGAGGGCGCCAGCAACTCCAAGCTCTACCGGAG ACACAGCTTCATGAGCACGGAGCCCCTGTCAGCTGAAGCCAGTCTGAGCTCGGACTCCCAGCGCCTGGGAGAGGGCACACGGGACGAGGAGCCCTGGGGTCCCATCG GGAAGGACCCCACGCCCTCCATGCTGGGCCTCTGCGGCTCCCTGGCCTCCATTCCCAGCTGCAAGTCCCTGGCGAGCTTCAAATCCAACGAGTGCCTGGTGAGCGACAGTCCCGAGGGCAGCCCGGCACTGAGCCCCAGCTGA
- the RUNDC3A gene encoding RUN domain-containing protein 3A isoform X4, protein MEASFVQTTMALGLSSKKASSRNVAVERKNLITVCRFSVKTLLEKYTAEPIDDSSEEFVNFAAILEQILSHRFKACAPAGPVSWFSSDGQRGFWDYIRLACSKVPNNCVSSIENMENISTARAKGRAWIRVALMEKRMSEYITTALRDTRTTRRFYDSGAIMLRDEATILTGMLIGLSAIDFSFCLKGEVLDGKTPVVIDYTPYLKFTQSYDYLTDEEERHSAESSTSEDNSPEHPYLPLVTDEDSWYSKWHKMEQKFRIVYAQKGYLEELVRLRESQLKDLEAENRRLQLQLEEAAAQNQREKRELEGVILELQEQLTGLIPSDHAPLAQGSKELTTPLVNQWPSLGTLNGAEGASNSKLYRRHSFMSTEPLSAEASLSSDSQRLGEGTRDEEPWGPIGSSEPN, encoded by the exons ATGGAAGCGAGCTTTGTCCAGACCACCATGGCTCTGGGGCTGTCCTCCAAGAAAGCATCCTCTCGCAACGTGGCTGTGGAGCGTAAGAACCTGATCACCGTATGCAG GTTCTCTGTGAAAACGCTGCTGGAGAAGTACACGGCGGAGCCCATCGATGACTCATCAGAGGAGTTTGTCAATTTTGCAGCCATTTTAGAGCAGATCCTCAGCCACCGCTTCAAAg CCTGTGCCCCAGCAGGTCCAGTGAGCTGGTTCAGCTCAGACGGGCAGCGGGGCTTCTGGGACTATATCCGGCTGGCCTGCAGCAAAGTGCCCAACAACTGTGTGAGCAGCATCGAGAATATGGAGAACATCAGCACAGCCCGGGCCAAG GGCCGGGCATGGATCCGGGTGGCACTGATGGAGAAGCGCATGTCAGAATACATCACCACGGCTCTGCGAGACACCCGGACCACCAG ACGGTTCTACGACTCTGGAGCCATCATGCTGCGGGACGAAGCCACCATCCTCACCGGAATGCTGATCGGACTGAGCGCCATCGACTTCAG cttctgtcTAAAGGGGGAAGTCCTGGACGGGAAGACCCCCGTGGTCATCGATTACACGCCCTACTTAAAGTTTACACAGAG CTACGACTACCTGACCGACGAGGAGGAGCGGCACAGCGCCGAGAGCAGCACGAGCGAGGACAACTCGCCCGAGCACCCGTACCTGCCGCTTGTCACCGACGAAGACAGCTGGTACAGCAAATGGCACAAGATGGAGCAGAAGTTCCGCATCGTCTACGCGCAGAAG GGCTACCTGGAGGAGCTGGTGCGTCTGCGCGAGTCGCAGTTGAAGGACCTGGAGGCGGAGAACCGGCGTCTGCAGCTGCAGCTGGAGGAGGCGGCGGCGCAGAACCAGCGCGAGAAGCGGGAGCTGGAAGGCGTGATCCTGGAGCTGCAGGAGCAGCT gACAGGTCTGATCCCCAGTGACCACGCCCCTCTGGCCCAGGGTTCCAAGGAGCTTACTACACCCCTGGTCAACCAATGGCCCTCACTGGGAACGCTTAATGGGGCCGAGGGCGCCAGCAACTCCAAGCTCTACCGGAG ACACAGCTTCATGAGCACGGAGCCCCTGTCAGCTGAAGCCAGTCTGAGCTCGGACTCCCAGCGCCTGGGAGAGGGCACACGGGACGAGGAGCCCTGGGGTCCCATCG gaagctcagagccaaATTAG
- the RUNDC3A gene encoding RUN domain-containing protein 3A isoform X5, with protein MEASFVQTTMALGLSSKKASSRNVAVERKNLITVCRFSVKTLLEKYTAEPIDDSSEEFVNFAAILEQILSHRFKGPVSWFSSDGQRGFWDYIRLACSKVPNNCVSSIENMENISTARAKGRAWIRVALMEKRMSEYITTALRDTRTTRRFYDSGAIMLRDEATILTGMLIGLSAIDFSFCLKGEVLDGKTPVVIDYTPYLKFTQSYDYLTDEEERHSAESSTSEDNSPEHPYLPLVTDEDSWYSKWHKMEQKFRIVYAQKGYLEELVRLRESQLKDLEAENRRLQLQLEEAAAQNQREKRELEGVILELQEQLTGLIPSDHAPLAQGSKELTTPLVNQWPSLGTLNGAEGASNSKLYRRHSFMSTEPLSAEASLSSDSQRLGEGTRDEEPWGPIGSSEPN; from the exons ATGGAAGCGAGCTTTGTCCAGACCACCATGGCTCTGGGGCTGTCCTCCAAGAAAGCATCCTCTCGCAACGTGGCTGTGGAGCGTAAGAACCTGATCACCGTATGCAG GTTCTCTGTGAAAACGCTGCTGGAGAAGTACACGGCGGAGCCCATCGATGACTCATCAGAGGAGTTTGTCAATTTTGCAGCCATTTTAGAGCAGATCCTCAGCCACCGCTTCAAAg GTCCAGTGAGCTGGTTCAGCTCAGACGGGCAGCGGGGCTTCTGGGACTATATCCGGCTGGCCTGCAGCAAAGTGCCCAACAACTGTGTGAGCAGCATCGAGAATATGGAGAACATCAGCACAGCCCGGGCCAAG GGCCGGGCATGGATCCGGGTGGCACTGATGGAGAAGCGCATGTCAGAATACATCACCACGGCTCTGCGAGACACCCGGACCACCAG ACGGTTCTACGACTCTGGAGCCATCATGCTGCGGGACGAAGCCACCATCCTCACCGGAATGCTGATCGGACTGAGCGCCATCGACTTCAG cttctgtcTAAAGGGGGAAGTCCTGGACGGGAAGACCCCCGTGGTCATCGATTACACGCCCTACTTAAAGTTTACACAGAG CTACGACTACCTGACCGACGAGGAGGAGCGGCACAGCGCCGAGAGCAGCACGAGCGAGGACAACTCGCCCGAGCACCCGTACCTGCCGCTTGTCACCGACGAAGACAGCTGGTACAGCAAATGGCACAAGATGGAGCAGAAGTTCCGCATCGTCTACGCGCAGAAG GGCTACCTGGAGGAGCTGGTGCGTCTGCGCGAGTCGCAGTTGAAGGACCTGGAGGCGGAGAACCGGCGTCTGCAGCTGCAGCTGGAGGAGGCGGCGGCGCAGAACCAGCGCGAGAAGCGGGAGCTGGAAGGCGTGATCCTGGAGCTGCAGGAGCAGCT gACAGGTCTGATCCCCAGTGACCACGCCCCTCTGGCCCAGGGTTCCAAGGAGCTTACTACACCCCTGGTCAACCAATGGCCCTCACTGGGAACGCTTAATGGGGCCGAGGGCGCCAGCAACTCCAAGCTCTACCGGAG ACACAGCTTCATGAGCACGGAGCCCCTGTCAGCTGAAGCCAGTCTGAGCTCGGACTCCCAGCGCCTGGGAGAGGGCACACGGGACGAGGAGCCCTGGGGTCCCATCG gaagctcagagccaaATTAG
- the RUNDC3A gene encoding RUN domain-containing protein 3A isoform X1 produces MEASFVQTTMALGLSSKKASSRNVAVERKNLITVCRFSVKTLLEKYTAEPIDDSSEEFVNFAAILEQILSHRFKACAPAGPVSWFSSDGQRGFWDYIRLACSKVPNNCVSSIENMENISTARAKGRAWIRVALMEKRMSEYITTALRDTRTTRRFYDSGAIMLRDEATILTGMLIGLSAIDFSFCLKGEVLDGKTPVVIDYTPYLKFTQSYDYLTDEEERHSAESSTSEDNSPEHPYLPLVTDEDSWYSKWHKMEQKFRIVYAQKGYLEELVRLRESQLKDLEAENRRLQLQLEEAAAQNQREKRELEGVILELQEQLTGLIPSDHAPLAQGSKELTTPLVNQWPSLGTLNGAEGASNSKLYRRHSFMSTEPLSAEASLSSDSQRLGEGTRDEEPWGPIGKDPTPSMLGLCGSLASIPSCKSLASFKSNECLVSDSPEGSPALSPS; encoded by the exons ATGGAAGCGAGCTTTGTCCAGACCACCATGGCTCTGGGGCTGTCCTCCAAGAAAGCATCCTCTCGCAACGTGGCTGTGGAGCGTAAGAACCTGATCACCGTATGCAG GTTCTCTGTGAAAACGCTGCTGGAGAAGTACACGGCGGAGCCCATCGATGACTCATCAGAGGAGTTTGTCAATTTTGCAGCCATTTTAGAGCAGATCCTCAGCCACCGCTTCAAAg CCTGTGCCCCAGCAGGTCCAGTGAGCTGGTTCAGCTCAGACGGGCAGCGGGGCTTCTGGGACTATATCCGGCTGGCCTGCAGCAAAGTGCCCAACAACTGTGTGAGCAGCATCGAGAATATGGAGAACATCAGCACAGCCCGGGCCAAG GGCCGGGCATGGATCCGGGTGGCACTGATGGAGAAGCGCATGTCAGAATACATCACCACGGCTCTGCGAGACACCCGGACCACCAG ACGGTTCTACGACTCTGGAGCCATCATGCTGCGGGACGAAGCCACCATCCTCACCGGAATGCTGATCGGACTGAGCGCCATCGACTTCAG cttctgtcTAAAGGGGGAAGTCCTGGACGGGAAGACCCCCGTGGTCATCGATTACACGCCCTACTTAAAGTTTACACAGAG CTACGACTACCTGACCGACGAGGAGGAGCGGCACAGCGCCGAGAGCAGCACGAGCGAGGACAACTCGCCCGAGCACCCGTACCTGCCGCTTGTCACCGACGAAGACAGCTGGTACAGCAAATGGCACAAGATGGAGCAGAAGTTCCGCATCGTCTACGCGCAGAAG GGCTACCTGGAGGAGCTGGTGCGTCTGCGCGAGTCGCAGTTGAAGGACCTGGAGGCGGAGAACCGGCGTCTGCAGCTGCAGCTGGAGGAGGCGGCGGCGCAGAACCAGCGCGAGAAGCGGGAGCTGGAAGGCGTGATCCTGGAGCTGCAGGAGCAGCT gACAGGTCTGATCCCCAGTGACCACGCCCCTCTGGCCCAGGGTTCCAAGGAGCTTACTACACCCCTGGTCAACCAATGGCCCTCACTGGGAACGCTTAATGGGGCCGAGGGCGCCAGCAACTCCAAGCTCTACCGGAG ACACAGCTTCATGAGCACGGAGCCCCTGTCAGCTGAAGCCAGTCTGAGCTCGGACTCCCAGCGCCTGGGAGAGGGCACACGGGACGAGGAGCCCTGGGGTCCCATCG GGAAGGACCCCACGCCCTCCATGCTGGGCCTCTGCGGCTCCCTGGCCTCCATTCCCAGCTGCAAGTCCCTGGCGAGCTTCAAATCCAACGAGTGCCTGGTGAGCGACAGTCCCGAGGGCAGCCCGGCACTGAGCCCCAGCTGA